The nucleotide window TGCAATTGGCGCACTAGTTGCGGCTGAAGAATTATTTGTTGGGCTATAAGTTTTAAAGAATTCAATCCACGATGGTTCAACCGAAGTTGGGTCTGCTAGGTAGCGCTCGTACATTTCGTCGACGAGCCATTCATTGGCTCCAAAGTCCTGATTCGGATCTTTTGCCGACACTGGCGCTCCCCTGCTTGGCGAATTTCAAATAACCACTTACTTGCAGGCCTAAGAGTATCCGCTCAAATGCACAGAGATAAATGCCGATAGCCCCTGATGAAGGCGAGATTGACCACAAATCCAACCCAACGGGCACGATTGCAATCTTTGGGGCACAGTATCGCCATGAATATGTCGAGTGAATCCACATCCAAACTGGCGTTCGTCACGGGTGGATCTCGCGGTCTCGGATTCGAAGTTGCCCGTGGATTGGCTCGCGCAGGAATTAGCTCTGTATTAATTGCAAAAGATTCAGAGAGATTAGAAATCGCAGCCAAACAACTCAGCGCAGAATTTCCTGGAATTACATTTGAAACAAGTACATGTGATTTAGAAGACCAAGTACAGACAAGAAAAACTGCCGAAGATTTACTGAGTAAATACGGTGCACCATTTGCACTTGTTTTAGCCCATGGTGTGATGAGTGAAAAAATGTCTAAAACTTTGCGAACAACGGATGCAGAATGGCGCAGAGTTATGGCGATTAATTTGGATTCTGTTTTCACACTCGTAAATGTTCTTGGATTACCCATGGCAGATGCGCGAGATGGTCGCCGAGTAGTCATCTTCTCTGCCTGCTTAGGAAGAATGTCTGGACCTGGAAATGCCGGTGGACTTGCGCCGTATCGAATTAGTAAAGCCGGTGTTAACGCCTTTGTTAGAAATCTTGCACACGAAACAGGACTCGGTGCACGTGGTTTCTATGTTGATGCAATTTGTCCCAATCATTCACGCACTGACATGGGTGGCCCCGATGCACCGCGAAGCGCCGAAGAAGGTGCGGAGTGTGCAGTGTGGTTAGCGACGCGAGAATTTAATGCAGGAGATACAACTGGTGTGCTGTGGGAAGATCGAAAGATTGTGGATTGGTGAGTTAGTTTTTAGAACTTAACTGCATCAGTCATAGCACGGGCTAATAAACCAAAATTCGGTTGGTCTTCTGTGCCACCTTTAATCATCGCCAAAACTGGAATTACTTCACCGGTTTCCAAACATTTAACAATTTTTTTATGAACTTCTTTAGCCTGCTCTTTTGCTAAATGACCAACAATTTGACAGTTATATTCTTTGTCTTTTTTGTGTTTCCAAATCAGCACAACAGAAACAGCATTGGGATCGAATGGATTTAACGGTTCCGGCAATAGAAATCCTGCCATCCAATTTTCAAGACCAACTGCGTCCACAACAATCTTTAGTGCATCTGTATGAAAACTCTCACCAACAACATCTAAAAATTGTTTGTTTTCCGAATACAGCACATTTCCAATTGATTGATGCATGGAAATACTGTCATCAATATCTTGGCAAGTTTTCTCCGGAAATTCGAGGGACAAAGTGGGGACATACTTTCCAGGAGCATTGCGAACCATCTCGATTAGATTTGGCACATACTTTGCATCAAACTTGATTGAAAAATTCTTCTCTGGCAGCTCTTTTTTAAACCATCCCATGGTGAAACCTTACCCTTAACTTAACTACCTAAACATTTTTTGAATCATCTTGCATCATTTTGACGAAAGTTGCTGCGATGGTTGCGCTGATGACTCCGATTAATGCGATCCCCAACATCATTAGTCCAACAGCAAGAACTCGACCTTCTGTCGTCGTGGGAAAACGGTCTCCGTATCCAACGGTTGTTACCGTTGTAATCGCCCACCAAAAACCATCTCCAAAAGTTTTAATATTTGAATCCAAAGCATTTCTTTCAATCAGTGTGATTTGTATCGCTGCAATGTAGGTCAAAAAAAACGTGGTTACAAAAACTCGAATAGTTATCCCAAATGATCTACCAATTACAACTTTCTGAATGACCAGTGAGCCAAATGAAACAATTCTCAACAGCCGTAAGGGGCGCAAGAACGGTAGAACTACTGCTGCAATTTCTAGAGGATGCGACTTTAAATATCTTTTTTTACTCTCTGCTCTGATTATTCCATAGATTAAATCAGCAGCAAAGGCCGTCCACGAAATCCACTGGATAGCATCCAAGATTGTTTGAGTTTGTGCATTAATTTCAGAAGTAAAGGCTGGGTAAGAAAACGAAACTAGGAAAGC belongs to Candidatus Planktophila limnetica and includes:
- a CDS encoding potassium channel family protein, with product MKKRFWNETLTVLAVAFLVSFSYPAFTSEINAQTQTILDAIQWISWTAFAADLIYGIIRAESKKRYLKSHPLEIAAVVLPFLRPLRLLRIVSFGSLVIQKVVIGRSFGITIRVFVTTFFLTYIAAIQITLIERNALDSNIKTFGDGFWWAITTVTTVGYGDRFPTTTEGRVLAVGLMMLGIALIGVISATIAATFVKMMQDDSKNV
- a CDS encoding SDR family NAD(P)-dependent oxidoreductase, producing MSSESTSKLAFVTGGSRGLGFEVARGLARAGISSVLIAKDSERLEIAAKQLSAEFPGITFETSTCDLEDQVQTRKTAEDLLSKYGAPFALVLAHGVMSEKMSKTLRTTDAEWRRVMAINLDSVFTLVNVLGLPMADARDGRRVVIFSACLGRMSGPGNAGGLAPYRISKAGVNAFVRNLAHETGLGARGFYVDAICPNHSRTDMGGPDAPRSAEEGAECAVWLATREFNAGDTTGVLWEDRKIVDW